A genomic stretch from Desulfohalobium retbaense DSM 5692 includes:
- the argC gene encoding N-acetyl-gamma-glutamyl-phosphate reductase, with protein MARIPVGLVGVTGYAGMELVRLLAGHPDLELVQATSRQHAGTPLGQLYPFLHGRPEAKIVVQSPDSATLAAACRLVFLAVPHGAAMEVSAQLLKAGTKVVDLSADFRLRDPEVYAKWYGLPHQQRALLEEAVYGLPELYGHKVTEATRLVANPGCYPSGIILGLVPALREGVISSRDIVADAKSGASGAGRKPSTGTLYCEVSDTLRAYGLGTHRHTPEIEQELAVAADSPVTISFSPHLVPMNRGILATSYGRMQQPLSLEEVHALYTSCYADAPWVRVLPEGTLPETRWVRGTMFCDIGLVVDRRTDRLLVVTAVDNLCRGASGQAIANANRMLGLEPCTGLDLPPMMP; from the coding sequence ATGGCCCGTATCCCCGTAGGCCTGGTCGGTGTTACCGGCTACGCCGGCATGGAATTGGTCCGGCTCTTGGCGGGACACCCTGATCTTGAACTGGTTCAAGCCACCTCACGCCAGCACGCCGGAACTCCGCTGGGCCAGCTCTACCCCTTTCTGCACGGACGTCCGGAGGCAAAAATCGTGGTCCAATCCCCGGATTCCGCGACACTCGCCGCCGCATGTCGGCTGGTCTTTCTCGCCGTTCCCCACGGGGCGGCCATGGAGGTCAGCGCGCAATTGCTCAAGGCCGGCACCAAGGTCGTCGACTTGAGCGCTGATTTTCGCCTCAGGGACCCGGAGGTCTATGCAAAGTGGTACGGGCTGCCCCATCAGCAGCGCGCCCTGCTGGAAGAAGCCGTCTACGGCCTGCCAGAACTTTACGGCCACAAGGTCACCGAGGCGACCAGACTGGTCGCCAACCCCGGCTGCTATCCCTCGGGGATCATCCTCGGGCTGGTGCCGGCCCTGCGCGAAGGGGTCATCAGCAGCCGGGACATTGTCGCCGATGCCAAATCCGGCGCGAGCGGGGCCGGGCGCAAACCGTCCACGGGCACCCTGTATTGCGAGGTCAGCGACACCCTGCGCGCCTATGGCCTGGGCACGCACCGCCACACCCCGGAGATCGAGCAGGAACTTGCCGTGGCTGCCGACTCGCCGGTGACCATCTCCTTCAGCCCCCATCTGGTGCCCATGAACCGGGGCATTCTGGCGACAAGCTACGGGCGCATGCAGCAACCGCTGTCCCTGGAAGAAGTCCATGCCCTGTACACCTCATGCTACGCCGACGCCCCGTGGGTGCGTGTGCTGCCCGAGGGGACCCTTCCGGAGACTCGCTGGGTCCGGGGAACCATGTTTTGCGACATCGGCCTGGTGGTCGACCGGCGGACGGACCGATTGCTCGTCGTCACCGCCGTGGACAATCTCTGCCGCGGCGCTTCCGGTCAGGCCATAGCCAACGCCAACCGCATGCTCGGCCTGGAGCCGTGCACCGGTCTGGATCTGCCGCCAATGATGCCTTGA
- a CDS encoding DUF1844 domain-containing protein, giving the protein MTDETTNPSRHEAKEAYDSQASKDGQETMMPQVDWTTFIMSLSSSVLAQLGEVPDPESGQKGINLDMARHTINILGMLEEKTAGNLTPEEERQFKDILFELRMKYVQKSQ; this is encoded by the coding sequence ATGACCGACGAGACCACGAACCCATCCCGACATGAAGCCAAAGAGGCCTATGATTCGCAGGCCAGCAAAGACGGTCAGGAAACCATGATGCCCCAGGTCGACTGGACGACCTTCATCATGTCCCTTTCTTCTTCTGTCCTGGCACAGCTTGGCGAAGTCCCGGACCCCGAGTCCGGACAAAAGGGTATCAACCTCGATATGGCCCGGCACACCATCAATATCCTGGGCATGCTCGAAGAAAAGACGGCGGGAAATCTGACGCCCGAGGAAGAGCGCCAATTCAAGGATATCCTGTTTGAACTCCGGATGAAATACGTCCAGAAATCGCAGTAA